One Corvus moneduloides isolate bCorMon1 chromosome Z, bCorMon1.pri, whole genome shotgun sequence genomic window carries:
- the LOC116437593 gene encoding uncharacterized protein LOC116437593 isoform X1 yields MTGNCLSLTLLPLHRAQKQPQALLWLPLLLEERPNGCKMSRNLQPCSDANLNVLSQAQKQPQALLWLPLLLEERPNGCKMSRNLQPCSDANLNVLSQAQKQPQALLWLPLLLEERPNGCKMSRNLQPCSDANLNVLSQAQKQPQALLWLPLLLEERPNGCKMSRNLQPCSDANLNVLSQAQKQPQALLWLPLLLEERPNGCKMSRLLQPWSDANLNVLSQVKKRKEILKFWLLYLKSTVQLCAWGAAWEKRSQGCGSTVAEREPACAQVARKAKGMLACVSNSGAAGAGQ; encoded by the exons ATGACAGGTAACTGCCTGTCCCTCACgctgctgcctctccacagagcacagaagcaACCGCAGGCTCTCCtctggctccctctgctcctggaagAGAGGCCAAATGGGTGCAAAATGTCCAGAAATCTCCAGCCGTGCTCAGACGCAAACCTGAACGTCCTGAGCCA agcacagaagcaACCGCAGGCTCTCCtctggctccctctgctcctggaagAGAGGCCAAATGGGTGCAAAATGTCCAGAAATCTCCAGCCGTGCTCAGACGCAAACCTGAACGTCCTGAGCCA agcacagaagcaACCGCAGGCTCTCCtctggctccctctgctcctggaagAGAGGCCAAATGGGTGCAAAATGTCCAGAAATCTCCAGCCGTGCTCAGACGCAAACCTGAACGTCCTGAGCCA agcacagaagcaACCGCAGGCTCTCCtctggctccctctgctcctggaagAGAGGCCAAATGGGTGCAAAATGTCCAGAAATCTCCAGCCGTGCTCAGACGCAAACCTGAACGTCCTGAGCCA agcacagaagcaACCGCAGGCTCTCCtctggctccctctgctcctggaagAGAGGCCAAATGGGTGCAAAATGTCCCGACTTCTCCAGCCGTGGTCAGACGCAAACCTGAACGTCCTGAGCCA GGttaagaagaggaaggagatctTGAAGTTCTGGCTGCTGTATTTGAAGTCAACTGTGCAACTTTGTGCCTGGGGAGCTGCgtgggagaaaaggagccagggGTGCGGGTCCACAGTAGCTGAACgtgagccagcgtgtgcccaggtggccaggaaggccaagggcatgctggcctgtgtcagcaatagtggggcagcaggagcagggcagtga
- the LOC116437593 gene encoding uncharacterized protein LOC116437593 isoform X2, giving the protein MSRNLQPCSDANLNVLSQAQKQPQALLWLPLLLEERPNGCKMSRNLQPCSDANLNVLSQAQKQPQALLWLPLLLEERPNGCKMSRNLQPCSDANLNVLSQAQKQPQALLWLPLLLEERPNGCKMSRNLQPCSDANLNVLSQAQKQPQALLWLPLLLEERPNGCKMSRLLQPWSDANLNVLSQVKKRKEILKFWLLYLKSTVQLCAWGAAWEKRSQGCGSTVAEREPACAQVARKAKGMLACVSNSGAAGAGQ; this is encoded by the exons ATGTCCAGAAATCTCCAGCCGTGCTCAGACGCAAACCTGAACGTCCTGAGCCA agcacagaagcaACCGCAGGCTCTCCtctggctccctctgctcctggaagAGAGGCCAAATGGGTGCAAAATGTCCAGAAATCTCCAGCCGTGCTCAGACGCAAACCTGAACGTCCTGAGCCA agcacagaagcaACCGCAGGCTCTCCtctggctccctctgctcctggaagAGAGGCCAAATGGGTGCAAAATGTCCAGAAATCTCCAGCCGTGCTCAGACGCAAACCTGAACGTCCTGAGCCA agcacagaagcaACCGCAGGCTCTCCtctggctccctctgctcctggaagAGAGGCCAAATGGGTGCAAAATGTCCAGAAATCTCCAGCCGTGCTCAGACGCAAACCTGAACGTCCTGAGCCA agcacagaagcaACCGCAGGCTCTCCtctggctccctctgctcctggaagAGAGGCCAAATGGGTGCAAAATGTCCCGACTTCTCCAGCCGTGGTCAGACGCAAACCTGAACGTCCTGAGCCA GGttaagaagaggaaggagatctTGAAGTTCTGGCTGCTGTATTTGAAGTCAACTGTGCAACTTTGTGCCTGGGGAGCTGCgtgggagaaaaggagccagggGTGCGGGTCCACAGTAGCTGAACgtgagccagcgtgtgcccaggtggccaggaaggccaagggcatgctggcctgtgtcagcaatagtggggcagcaggagcagggcagtga
- the LOC116437593 gene encoding uncharacterized protein LOC116437593 isoform X3 translates to MTGNCLSLTLLPLHRAQKQPQALLWLPLLLEERPNGCKMSRLLQPCSDANLNVLSQAQKQPQALLWLPLLLEERPNGCKMSRNLQPCSDANLNVLSQAQKQPQALLWLPLLLEERPNGCKMSRLLQPWSDANLNVLSQVKKRKEILKFWLLYLKSTVQLCAWGAAWEKRSQGCGSTVAEREPACAQVARKAKGMLACVSNSGAAGAGQ, encoded by the exons ATGACAGGTAACTGCCTGTCCCTCACgctgctgcctctccacagagcacagaagcaACCGCAGGCTCTCCtctggctccctctgctcctggaagAGAGGCCAAATGGGTGCAAAATGTCCCGACTTCTCCAGCCGTGCTCAGACGCAAACCTGAACGTCCTGAGCCA agcacagaagcaACCGCAGGCTCTCCtctggctccctctgctcctggaagAGAGGCCAAATGGGTGCAAAATGTCCAGAAATCTCCAGCCGTGCTCAGACGCAAACCTGAACGTCCTGAGCCA agcacagaagcaACCGCAGGCTCTCCtctggctccctctgctcctggaagAGAGGCCAAATGGGTGCAAAATGTCCCGACTTCTCCAGCCGTGGTCAGACGCAAACCTGAACGTCCTGAGCCA GGttaagaagaggaaggagatctTGAAGTTCTGGCTGCTGTATTTGAAGTCAACTGTGCAACTTTGTGCCTGGGGAGCTGCgtgggagaaaaggagccagggGTGCGGGTCCACAGTAGCTGAACgtgagccagcgtgtgcccaggtggccaggaaggccaagggcatgctggcctgtgtcagcaatagtggggcagcaggagcagggcagtga